Within Desulfovibrio legallii, the genomic segment CGCAGGGCCAGGGGCATGCTGTTGATGTCAAAAACAAAACCGGAGAGCAGCAGGGCCGGCAAAAAGCCGGAAAACAACCCGGCCTCGGCGGCCACCAGCTGGCCGCGCAAGGTGACGGAGATAAACAATCCCTGCCCCAGGGCGCTGCACATGAAGACAGAGGAAAGCAGCAGCAGCGCAGCCACAGAACCACGAAAAGGCACGGCGAACAAGGTCACCGCCGCCACGGCGCAGAGGGCCATGCTGAACATGCCCATGCAAAAATAGGGGATGAGCTTGCCCAGCAAAAGCTGCATGCGGCTCACAGGGGTGGCGAACATGGCCTCCATAGTGCCGCGCTCCCACTCTCGGGCAAAAACCAGAGAAGTCAGCAGAGTACCAATGAGGGTCATGATGACCGTGATGGCCCCGGGCACCAGAAACTGCACGCTCTTGGCAGCGGGATTGTACCAGAAGCGCGGCTCCAGGCTGATGGGCGCCACCGTGCCGCCGTTGTGCAGGGCGGCGGTCTGCCAGGCCGTGATCAGGCCCTGGCTGTAGCTCTGGATGTACTGGGCGGTATTGGGCTCCGTGCCGTCCACCAGCACCTGCAGCGCGCCCGTGCCGCCGCGCTCCAGGGCGGCGTCGAAATCCTGGCGGATAACCAGCACCCCCTGCACCACGGAATCGCGCATGTATTCCGCGGCCGTGTCCATATCCCCCACCGGGCGGGTGGCAAACCAGGGGGAGTGCGCAAAATCCGCCGCCAGACTGAGGGCGTAGCGGCCGCCGCTCTGATCCAGCACGGCCAGACGCAGCACGCCCGCGTCCAGGGTGATGCCGTAGCCGAAGAGCAGCAGAAAGATAAAGGGCAGCACCCCGGCCACCAGATAGGAGGAGGGATCCCGCACAATCTGCTGGAATTCCTTGCCCACCAGGGCCAGAAGCTGCTGCAGCCAGAGGGCGTTTTTCACGGCTTCCGCCCCGCCTGCCGCAGCCCGGCGCGCCGCGCGCCCGTGGCGCTCATTGGGGATGCTCCTTATCATAGCGCTCAATATGGGCGATAAAGGCTTCCTCCAGGGTGGGATCCACGAGGCCGGGGCAGGAGGCTTTGAGCGCGTCCGGCGTGCCCATGGTGATCATGGCCCCCCGGTAGATAAGGGCGATGCGATCGCAGTATTCGGCCTCCTCCATAAAGTGGGTGGTCACCAGCACGGCGGCTCCGGCAGCGGTCATGGCCGTGATGTGCTTCCAGAAATCGCGGCGGGTGCGCGCGTCCACGCCGGAGGTGGGTTCGTCCAGAAAGAGCACCGGCGGCTGGTGCAGGGTGGCGCAGAGCAAGGCCAGGCGTTGCTTCTGCCCCAAGGGCAGCGCGCCCGTGCGGCTGTGCAGGTAGTCCTCCAGCTCCAGGGCGCGGGCCAGCGCGGGCAGCAGGGCGTTGCGCCGTTCCCGGTCAAGGCCGTACAGCTCCGCAAAAATTTTGATGTTTTCCGCCACGGGGATGTCCGGGTAAAGGGAAAACTTCTGGGCCATGTAACCCAGGCGTGAACGGGCCGCGCTGCCGGCGGCAAGCAGGTCCACCCCGTCCACGGCGCAGTCCCCGGAAGTGGGGCGCGAAAGCCCGCAGAGCATGCGGAAGGTGGTGGATTTGCCCGCGCCGTTGGGCCCCAGCAGACCGAAAATCTCGCCCGCGCGCACGTCAAAGGTAATGTCCCGCGCGGCTACAAAGCTGCCGAAGCGCTTGGTCAGATGGCGGGCGGCAATGCGCGGCGCAGCCTCCCCCACGGATACGGCGGCGGCCCCGGAAAGCGCAGCGGCCCCGCCCGCAGGGCGCGCCCCCGCCTGCGCGACATCTTCCCACGGCCGCGCGTAGGGCGAAGGCTGCTGGCTGATGCCGCCCAGGGCGCTCATATAGGCGTCCTCCAGGCGCGGGGGCGCGGGCTCGCCGCCCTGGGCCAGCACGGCCGCCCGCAGATCCGGCGGCGCGTCGGCGGCCAGCACCAGACGCAGGCGGCTGCCCTGGATGAGGGCGTCCTCCACGCCGGGGCGCATGCTCCAGTCCGCCAGGGACGTGCGGTGCAGGCCCGGCGGCGTCTGAAGCAGAAAAACCCGCCCGGCGGCCTGGGCGGTAAGCTCCTCCGGCGGCCCGGCATAGAGCACGGCGCCCCGGTCCAGCATGATGACTGCAGGACAGCGCGCGGCTTCGTCCAGATAGGCTGTGGACCAGACCACGGTCATGCCGTCGCGGCTCAGATCCTGCACCATGCGCCAGAGCTCCCGGCGGGACTGCGGGTCCACGCCCACGCCGGGTTCGTCCAGCAGAAGCAGACGCGGCGCGCCCAGCAGGGCGCAGGCGATGCCCAGCTTCTGCTTCATGCCGCCGGAAAGCCGCCCGGCCAGCCGCTCCGTAAAAGGAGCCAGTGACGTAAAGTCCAGCAATTTGCCAAAGAGCGCCTCCCGCGCCGCGCCGGTAAGGCCGCGCAGGCTGGCGTGCAGGCGCAGGTTGGCCAGCACGGAAATATCCTCGTACAGCCCAAAGCGCTGGGGCATGTAGCCGATGCTGTTGGGGCGGGCCCGCAGCAGGGCCTGCGGCTCCTGACCAAAAATCCGCACGGTTCCTGCCGTAGGCTGCATGAGCCCGGCCAGGATGCGCATAAGGGTGGTCTTGCCCGCCGCATCCGGCCCCACCAGGCCCATAATGCGCCCGGCGGGCACGACGGCGCTGATCTGGTCCAGCGCGGTGACGGCGCGGCGGCCCCGGCCGAAGCGCATGGTCAGCCCTTCAAGGCGCACGGCCGGCCCGGCGGGGACGGCCGCCGCTTCCGCGGACGCGGGGCGGGGCTCCGCCTCCCCGGCGGGAGTGGCGTCCGTCGGCGGCCTTTGCAGGTTCACGGCCGTCATGGCGCTGGGCTTTCCTCCAGCACCAGGGTCACGGGCATGCCCTGGCGCATGACGTTTTCCGGGTCTTCGGCCTGCACCCGCAGCCGATAGACCAGAGCCGTGCGCACCTCCCGCGTCTCCACAGTTTTGGGCGTGAACTCCGCCGTGGGGGCAATAAAGCCCACCCGGCCGGCAAAAGCCTTGCCCGGCGCGGCGTCCACAAAAATCTTCACGCGCATGCCCGGCTTAACGCGCCCCAGGTTGGGTTCGTCCACATAAGCGCGCAGCCATACGGGATCTGTGAGCGTAAGGGTATACACGGTCTGCCCGGCCTGCACGATGGCCCCGGCCTCCCGGGCGCGGGTGAGGATAATGCCCTTTTGCGGGGCCGCCAGCGCCGCGTCGCGCAGCTGGATTTCCGCGTGCTCCAAGGCGGCGGCCGCCGCGGCCACCGCCGCCTTCTGGGCCAGCACGTCCTCTTCGCGGTAGCCGGAAAGAAGCATATCCAGCTGATCCTGGGCCGAACGCAGCCGGGCGCGGGCCTGTTTGTCTTCGGCGCGGGCGTTGTCCAACTCCTTCTGGGAAATGGCGTTGGCCGCGCGCATGGCCGCCACGCGCTTCAGGTTGATGGCGGCATTGTCGGCCACGGCTGTGGCCGCGCTGACCTCCGCCCTGGCCTGGGCAATTTCCTCCACCCGGTAGCCGCGCTCCAGCCGCGCCAGGGCAGCCCGCTGCTGGGCCAGCACGGCGGCGGCCTGGTCCCGCTGCTGGGTGAGCAGATCCGCGTCCAGCCGCGCCAGGATCTGCCCCGGCTGCACGGCGTCGCCTTCGTCCGCCAGCACGGCCGCCATGCGCCCGCCCACGCGGAAGGCCAGATCCACCTGGCGGATATCCACATTGCCGTAGAGGGTCAGCGGACCCTGCTGGCGCTGGTCCCACCAGCGCCACAGCAAAAAGGCCGCCGCCAGAAGGACGGCCCCCACGGCCGCAAGGCCGACTATTTTACGGGAAACAGCCATACGCCTCCCCCGCCCCGCCGCCGGGGCGGTTTGCGCCGCTGCGGCGCGGATGCGGCCGGAAACACACAAAGGCACGCCCGTCACCGCCAGTATCACCGCTGCGGCGCGGATGCGGCCGGAAGCCGCGGCCCCAGGGAGGGAGCCCTGAGGAGGGACGCCCGCCTGGCTGGACGGCAGCCGCTGCGCCCCGGCGCGCCGGACAGAAAAAACCCGGCCATACGGGGAGCATAGCCGGGTGCAGAGGGCTTGTCCAGCGCGCGTCAGCCGCGGAAAGCCAGGAACAGGAAGGGGGCGCTCAGGCTTTCTGCGGCGGGCCGCCCGGCGCAAGCGCGCCGTACTGCGGCGCAAAGGGAAGGTAGTTTGACGGCATGTCGTCCTTGAGATTTACGCCGGTAAAGCCGCGCGTAAAGGCCCCCTGCACCAGGTAGCAGAGCTTGCGCACGCCTTCCTCCAGGCTCAGGCCGCCGGGCCGCACGTTGGAAATGCAGTTGCGGGCCTCGTCCGTACAGCCGGGAAAAGGGGCATAGGTCAGGTATACGCCCAGCGAATTGGGGGAGCTTAAGCCGGGGCGCTCCCCAATAAGGATGACCGTCAGGCGAGCCTGCAGCAAGGAGGCCACCTCGTCGGCCACGGCCACCCGCCCGTAGCGCACCAGGGCCACGGGCGCGGCGCTCAGGCCAGCAGCGCGGACGCGCTCCAGAAAGGCCACGGCAAAGGGGGCGGCGTTTTCGTGCACGGCGCGGGCCGAAAGCCCGTCGCTTATGACCAGGCTCACATCCGCCCCGGCCGCGCCGGGCGTGGCCGCAAGCCGCCGCAGTTCTTCGCGGGCGGCCTCGCTCAGGCGGCGGCCTTTGTCCGGCCTGGTCAGAAATTCCTCTTTGTCCCGGGCGGCGCTGGTCAGCTCCAGGCACTGCAGCCCGACGGCCTCCAGTTCAGCCCGCACGGCAGCCGCATCAAAGGGGGTGAGCACCGCGTCCCTGGCCTGGGCGTGGGCCAGGCGAAAGCGCAGCCACTGGTCGTGGGGCAGGCTTACCCCGCAGCGGCCCAGGGCAATGCGGGCGTCCGTATAACCGCGCAGTTCGGCCCAGGGGTCGGCAGCAACCACCGGGGCCTTGGGGGCGGGCTGTGGCGTCATTTCAGACCTCCTCCGCCGCGCGGACCTGCTTTTCCAGCGCCAGCAGGGCGTCGCCGGGGGGTAAAAGCTCCCCTTGCGGACCGTGGATGCCCATGCCCTCCAGCCAGGCCTCAAACTCCGGCGCAGGCCGCTTGTTCAGGAGCCTGCGCAGATAAGCGGCGTCATGAAAGGATGTGGACTGGTAGTTGAGCATGATGTCGTCCGCGCCGGGAATGCCCATGATGAAGTTGCAGCCCGCGGCGCCCAGCAGGGTCAGCAGGGCGTCCATGTCGTCCTGGTCGGCGTCGGCGTGGTTGGTGTAGCAGATGTCCACGCCCATGGGCAGGCCCAGGAGCTTGCCGCAGCAGTGGTCTTCCAGCCCGGCGCGGATGATCTGCTTGCCGTTGTGGAGGTATTCCGGCCCGATAAAGCCCACTACGGTGTTCACCAGCAGGGGCCGGTAGCGACGGGCCACGGCATAGGCGCGGCACTCCACGGTCTGCTGGTCCGCGCCGTAGTGCGCGTTGGCCGAAAGGGCGCTGCCCTGCCCCGTCTCAAAGTACATGACGTTGTCGCCCACCGTGCCGCGCCTGAGCTCCAGGGTAGCCTGCCAGGCTTCGTCCAGCAGGGTCAGATTGATGCCGAAGCTGGCGTTGGCCTTTTCCGTGCCCGCAATGGACTGGAAGCAGAGGTCCACGGGCACGCCCCGGTTGATGAGCTCCAGCGTATTGGTCACATGGGTGAGCACGCAGCTCTGGGTAGGGATGGCGTAGCGCTGGATGAGCCCGTCCAGCAGATAGTTGAGGCGGGCGATGTTTTCCAGGCTGTCCGAGGCCGGGTTGATGCCGATGACCGCATCGCCAGAGCCGTAGTACAGGCCGTCGATGGTGGAGGCCAGAATGCCGCGGGCGTCGTCTGTGGGGTGGTTGGGCTGCAGCCGGGCCGAAAAATGCCCCGGCAGGCCGATGCTGTCCCGAAAGCGGGTGACCACCCGGCATTTGGAGGCCACCAGAATCAGATCCTGCAGACGCATAAGTTTGCTGGCCGCGGCGACCATTTCCGGGGTCAGGCCGGGGGCCAGGGCCGCAAGGCTTGCGGCGTCGGCAGCTTCGGTGAGCAGCCAGTCGCGCAGATCCCCCACGGTGAAGGAACTGACCGGCGCAAAGGCCGCGGCGTCGTGGCCGTCCAGGATCAGGCGGGTGACCTCGTCTTCCTCGTAGGGCACGACGGGCTCTTCCAGGAAGCGCTTGAGGGGCACGTCGGCCAGGGCCATCTGGGCGCGCACGCGCTCTTCGTCATTGGCGGCGGCCACCCCGGCCAGGACGTCGCCCGAACGCAGGGGCGACGCCTTGGCCAGGAGATCACGCAGGGGCATGCGAGTGTCCATTCCCGCCGCCTACAGAAAGGTTCTGGGCAGGTACATGGCAATGTCCGGAAAGAGCATCACCAGAATCAGCCCTACCACCATGATAATGACCATGGGGACAATGGAGCTGTAAATGTCCGCAAGGCTCACGCCCTTGGGGGCCATGGCCTTCATGAGAAAGAGGTTGTAGCCGAAGGGCGGCGTCATGTAGGCGATCTGGCAGGTGATGGTATAGAGCACGCCGTACCAGATGGGGTCGAAGCCCAAAGACTTGACCAGCGGGATATACAGGGGGGCCACGATAACCAGCATGGCCGTGTCGTCCAGAAACATGCCCATGAGCAGGTAGGAAAGCTGCATAACAATGAGCACGCCCCAGGGGCTCAGGTGCCAGCCCTCAAGAAAGAGCTTTTTGATGGCGTGCACCGCGCCCAGGCCGTCGAAGACCGAGCTGAAGCAAAGCGCGGCCATAATGACCCACATAAACATGCAGCTCACGCTCAGGGTCTGCACCAGCACCACCCGCATGACCCTGGCATTGAGCCGCCGCTTGACCAGTGCGGCCAGGGTAGCCACCAGCGCGCCCACGGCGGAGCTTTCCACCAGGCTGGTAATGCCGGTCATAAACGCGCCCGTCACAGAAAATATGATGGCCAGAGGCAGCAGCCCGGCCCAGAGCAGCCGCCGTTTTTCCTTGGGGCTGATGGCGGCCAGCTCCTCCTTGGGCAAGGCCGGCCCCATCTTGGGGTTGAGCTTGCAGCGGATGACGATGTAGCCGATGAGCATGACTGCGAACATAAGCGCAGGGCCGATGCCAGCCATCCACAGGTTGCTGACGGGCTGGCGGGCAATCATGCCGTAGAGCACCAGCACTACGCTGGGCGGCATCATAATGCCCAGCGAGCTGCCCGCCTGAATGACGCCCGTAACCATGCGCTTGTCGTAGCCGCGCTTGAGCATCTCCGGCATGGCAATGGTGGCGCCGATGGCCATGCCCGCCACGCTCAGACCGTTCATGGCCGAAATAGCCACCATCAACACCACCGTGCCGATGGCCAGACCGCCGGGCAAAGGGCCCATCCAGACGTGGAACATGCGGTAGAGGTCGTTGGCGATGCCGGTTTCCGAAAGCATGTAGCCCATGTAAATGAACAGGGGCAGGGTGATCATGGGGAACCACTTCATGAGCGTGATGCTGGCGTTAAACGCCATCTGCGATCCGCCCGTGCCCCACAAAAACACGGCCGCCACGGCGCCCACAAAGCCGATGGCCGCAAAAACGCGCTGCCCGGTGAGCATCAGCATGCCCATAGATGCAAAAAGCAACAGGGCTATGCTCTCGTGAGAAAGAGTAAACGTCAGGTCAAACATGGTTCGCATCCTTTACCGGGCAGCGGAAATGCCCGGCCGCCCTGCGGCGGCCGGGCCAAGGGTGAACAACATCAGCGCGCATTCTTGAGC encodes:
- a CDS encoding ABC transporter permease, coding for MKNALWLQQLLALVGKEFQQIVRDPSSYLVAGVLPFIFLLLFGYGITLDAGVLRLAVLDQSGGRYALSLAADFAHSPWFATRPVGDMDTAAEYMRDSVVQGVLVIRQDFDAALERGGTGALQVLVDGTEPNTAQYIQSYSQGLITAWQTAALHNGGTVAPISLEPRFWYNPAAKSVQFLVPGAITVIMTLIGTLLTSLVFAREWERGTMEAMFATPVSRMQLLLGKLIPYFCMGMFSMALCAVAAVTLFAVPFRGSVAALLLLSSVFMCSALGQGLFISVTLRGQLVAAEAGLFSGFLPALLLSGFVFDINSMPLALRVLTRLLPVSYFNTCLRTLFLTGDVWDVFLPSLAFMGLLAAVLLGLVYKNLVKRLDV
- the hlyD gene encoding secretion protein HlyD, translated to MAVSRKIVGLAAVGAVLLAAAFLLWRWWDQRQQGPLTLYGNVDIRQVDLAFRVGGRMAAVLADEGDAVQPGQILARLDADLLTQQRDQAAAVLAQQRAALARLERGYRVEEIAQARAEVSAATAVADNAAINLKRVAAMRAANAISQKELDNARAEDKQARARLRSAQDQLDMLLSGYREEDVLAQKAAVAAAAAALEHAEIQLRDAALAAPQKGIILTRAREAGAIVQAGQTVYTLTLTDPVWLRAYVDEPNLGRVKPGMRVKIFVDAAPGKAFAGRVGFIAPTAEFTPKTVETREVRTALVYRLRVQAEDPENVMRQGMPVTLVLEESPAP
- a CDS encoding TRAP transporter large permease, with protein sequence MFDLTFTLSHESIALLLFASMGMLMLTGQRVFAAIGFVGAVAAVFLWGTGGSQMAFNASITLMKWFPMITLPLFIYMGYMLSETGIANDLYRMFHVWMGPLPGGLAIGTVVLMVAISAMNGLSVAGMAIGATIAMPEMLKRGYDKRMVTGVIQAGSSLGIMMPPSVVLVLYGMIARQPVSNLWMAGIGPALMFAVMLIGYIVIRCKLNPKMGPALPKEELAAISPKEKRRLLWAGLLPLAIIFSVTGAFMTGITSLVESSAVGALVATLAALVKRRLNARVMRVVLVQTLSVSCMFMWVIMAALCFSSVFDGLGAVHAIKKLFLEGWHLSPWGVLIVMQLSYLLMGMFLDDTAMLVIVAPLYIPLVKSLGFDPIWYGVLYTITCQIAYMTPPFGYNLFLMKAMAPKGVSLADIYSSIVPMVIIMVVGLILVMLFPDIAMYLPRTFL
- the eutC gene encoding ethanolamine ammonia-lyase subunit EutC; this translates as MTPQPAPKAPVVAADPWAELRGYTDARIALGRCGVSLPHDQWLRFRLAHAQARDAVLTPFDAAAVRAELEAVGLQCLELTSAARDKEEFLTRPDKGRRLSEAAREELRRLAATPGAAGADVSLVISDGLSARAVHENAAPFAVAFLERVRAAGLSAAPVALVRYGRVAVADEVASLLQARLTVILIGERPGLSSPNSLGVYLTYAPFPGCTDEARNCISNVRPGGLSLEEGVRKLCYLVQGAFTRGFTGVNLKDDMPSNYLPFAPQYGALAPGGPPQKA
- a CDS encoding ATP-binding cassette domain-containing protein; this translates as MTAVNLQRPPTDATPAGEAEPRPASAEAAAVPAGPAVRLEGLTMRFGRGRRAVTALDQISAVVPAGRIMGLVGPDAAGKTTLMRILAGLMQPTAGTVRIFGQEPQALLRARPNSIGYMPQRFGLYEDISVLANLRLHASLRGLTGAAREALFGKLLDFTSLAPFTERLAGRLSGGMKQKLGIACALLGAPRLLLLDEPGVGVDPQSRRELWRMVQDLSRDGMTVVWSTAYLDEAARCPAVIMLDRGAVLYAGPPEELTAQAAGRVFLLQTPPGLHRTSLADWSMRPGVEDALIQGSRLRLVLAADAPPDLRAAVLAQGGEPAPPRLEDAYMSALGGISQQPSPYARPWEDVAQAGARPAGGAAALSGAAAVSVGEAAPRIAARHLTKRFGSFVAARDITFDVRAGEIFGLLGPNGAGKSTTFRMLCGLSRPTSGDCAVDGVDLLAAGSAARSRLGYMAQKFSLYPDIPVAENIKIFAELYGLDRERRNALLPALARALELEDYLHSRTGALPLGQKQRLALLCATLHQPPVLFLDEPTSGVDARTRRDFWKHITAMTAAGAAVLVTTHFMEEAEYCDRIALIYRGAMITMGTPDALKASCPGLVDPTLEEAFIAHIERYDKEHPQ
- a CDS encoding ethanolamine ammonia-lyase subunit EutB; translation: MPLRDLLAKASPLRSGDVLAGVAAANDEERVRAQMALADVPLKRFLEEPVVPYEEDEVTRLILDGHDAAAFAPVSSFTVGDLRDWLLTEAADAASLAALAPGLTPEMVAAASKLMRLQDLILVASKCRVVTRFRDSIGLPGHFSARLQPNHPTDDARGILASTIDGLYYGSGDAVIGINPASDSLENIARLNYLLDGLIQRYAIPTQSCVLTHVTNTLELINRGVPVDLCFQSIAGTEKANASFGINLTLLDEAWQATLELRRGTVGDNVMYFETGQGSALSANAHYGADQQTVECRAYAVARRYRPLLVNTVVGFIGPEYLHNGKQIIRAGLEDHCCGKLLGLPMGVDICYTNHADADQDDMDALLTLLGAAGCNFIMGIPGADDIMLNYQSTSFHDAAYLRRLLNKRPAPEFEAWLEGMGIHGPQGELLPPGDALLALEKQVRAAEEV